The nucleotide window ATTTCATTCATCGTTTCCGAGAATGATTTTTTCGTATTTGAATGTAGATTTGATATCGCAATACGAGCAGCCAATTGTGCATAATCGGGATGAGCAATAGTCATTGACGCAGCAGTTTCAGCGGCAAGGTTGTCAAGTTCGGATGTAGAAACCCCATCATACAAGCCTTCAATAACACGCATAGCAACTTTAACCGGATCTACCAATTCGTTCAAGCCGTAACATAACTTTTTGATTCTCTCTGTAATTTTGTCAAACATTACAGGCTCTTTGTGGCCATCTCTTTTTACTACATACATACTTTTGTCCTTTTAAATTTAATGAATTGCGATTTACGAACAGTAGGAATCCGTAATTCATTTTTTTACTCGCGGTCAATCCATAATCCACTTCGATACTTTGTTTCATCGCATAACTGAAATGAAACAAAACATCGTCATTTGGCCTTAAATCAGGTAGAATTAACCTAGTTTTTTTTTGATTTGGGGGAAACCTTAAAAAACTATTTAATCAATTGTAATTATTCTTATTTTTCTGTGTTATCAAATATCTATAGGGAAATATTTGAAAATCAAAACTACTTTCTAAAAATCAGCGTCGAAGCTGATTTTTTGTGAATCACCACTTTCAGTAACTTTAACTCCTGATTTTTGATATTCGGCTACTTTTTTCTCAAAGAAATTAGTTTTCCCTTGAAGTGAAATCATATCCATAAAATCAAACGGATTGGAAACATTGTATTCTCTGCTGCATCCTAATTCCACCAATAATCTATCGGCAACAAATTCTAAGTATTGAGTCATTAAACCTGCATTCATACCAATCAAACTTACAGGAAGTGATTCGGTAATGAATTCTCTTTCGATATCCAAAGCATCAACGATAATGCTTCTTATTCTTTCTTTTGGCACTTTATTTACCAAATGGTGGTTATGTAAATGTACTGCAAAATCGCAGTGAACACCTTCATCTCTAGAAATCAACTCATTGGAGAAAGTCAAACCTGGCATTAACCCACGTTTTTTCAACCAATAAATAGAACAGAATGCACCTGAGAAGAAAATACCTTCTACCGCTGCAAAAGCAATAAGTCTTTCGGCAAAAGAATCGGATTCAATCCATCTCAAAGCCCAGTCTGCTTTTTTTCTGATTGCTGGAAAAACATCCAGCGCATTGAATAAATCTGATTTTTCAGTTTCGTCTTTTACATACGTATCAATCAAAAGCGAATAAGTCTCACTATGGATATTTTCCATCATAATTTGGAAACCGTAGAAAAATTTAGCTTCAGGGTATTGAACCTCGTTTACAAAATTCTCGGCAAGATTTTCATTTACAATTCCATCAGAAGCTGCAAAAAATGCAAGAATGTGTTTTATAAAATAACGCTCATCTTCATTTAACTTATTATTCCAGTCATTTAAATCTTGG belongs to Flavobacterium aquiphilum and includes:
- a CDS encoding ribonucleotide-diphosphate reductase subunit beta — encoded protein: MSQIEPILQENKNRFVIFPIKHHDIWERYKMMEASFWTAEEIDLSQDLNDWNNKLNEDERYFIKHILAFFAASDGIVNENLAENFVNEVQYPEAKFFYGFQIMMENIHSETYSLLIDTYVKDETEKSDLFNALDVFPAIRKKADWALRWIESDSFAERLIAFAAVEGIFFSGAFCSIYWLKKRGLMPGLTFSNELISRDEGVHCDFAVHLHNHHLVNKVPKERIRSIIVDALDIEREFITESLPVSLIGMNAGLMTQYLEFVADRLLVELGCSREYNVSNPFDFMDMISLQGKTNFFEKKVAEYQKSGVKVTESGDSQKISFDADF